A stretch of Desulfitobacterium dichloroeliminans LMG P-21439 DNA encodes these proteins:
- a CDS encoding aspartate/glutamate racemase family protein, whose translation MDKAIGIIGGMGPLATVDIFHKIVSMTEATIEQEHIHIIVDNNPGIPDRLNFLLRDGESPEKALVQSAIRLQCMGAAVLIMPCHTAHYFYDDVKKYVDIDFINMVDETAKEVVKALPTCKRIGLLATKGTYNAGVYDKIFAPYGIEVVKPNFEGQQALADLILAVKHGQPTFDLTNIYRVLDQLKDKNAEITVLGCTELPIAFAKFNIKENYIDPTTVLARTAIRYTGRKVRESLS comes from the coding sequence ATGGATAAAGCCATTGGAATTATCGGTGGAATGGGCCCTCTGGCCACAGTTGACATCTTTCATAAAATTGTCTCAATGACAGAGGCGACTATCGAACAAGAACATATTCATATCATCGTGGATAATAACCCAGGAATACCTGATCGGCTTAATTTTCTCCTCCGTGACGGGGAGAGCCCAGAAAAGGCATTAGTCCAATCCGCCATTAGACTCCAGTGTATGGGCGCAGCTGTATTAATCATGCCCTGCCATACTGCACACTACTTTTATGATGACGTTAAAAAGTATGTAGATATTGACTTCATCAATATGGTTGATGAAACAGCCAAAGAAGTTGTAAAGGCTCTTCCTACCTGCAAGCGGATTGGCTTACTGGCAACGAAAGGTACCTACAATGCCGGTGTCTATGATAAAATATTTGCCCCCTATGGCATAGAAGTCGTTAAACCCAATTTTGAAGGTCAGCAAGCATTAGCCGATTTGATTCTAGCGGTCAAACATGGTCAACCCACCTTTGATTTAACAAACATTTATCGTGTATTAGATCAATTAAAGGATAAGAATGCCGAGATCACAGTATTAGGTTGCACGGAACTCCCTATTGCCTTTGCCAAGTTTAATATCAAGGAAAACTATATCGATCCGACAACTGTACTCGCTCGCACAGCGATTCGATACACCGGTAGAAAAGTACGCGAATCCCTTTCTTAA